In the Haloferula helveola genome, one interval contains:
- a CDS encoding Ig-like domain-containing protein: MRKSRIAGPSIAMMVTLGLSVSLDAQTATYIGSNSLGGTDTWNTPSNWDTSAIPTGTTDVVISAGGGVVAWSDDTPVHSGDLSLGTGATLQMGWTTGRPASFNALGTPGTTVITMAAGSLIRSRTGSSFVLPEVVLTGDASVRLGESTQVPSQGVFNYPVSGPHAFSIETNAAGGGIELNAANGFSALTITGIFGRGQAMPDAEANVAGCLGTGDVTLVGDSSDDRSPQLRFNDANAMSITGRLHLDGGGPSGNGNNRIYLGTDVTIGGLTLDGVEQPAGTYTSSQSWIEGPGTLTVLFISPNNPAPAFGAVVPLGDVDLTWSNLAPSVGSDVWVDVWFGTDPGSLAQVASNQLNLETFTVSAPAADSYYWRVDSHLDGTDTGTPETGAVYDFVVNDTDADGLPDDWEELYTSPPSTTALNPGDDLENGGAGDGLTNLEEYLAGTDPTDPDSDDDGLLDGEETNTGVWVSAADTGTDPLDDDTDGDGLLDGDESNTGTWISSSSTGTDPLDIDTDQDALSDGVETNTGSYVSPTDTGTHPLLADTDADGAGDWYELTASFTDPFLPGDKPNIPYPLPAPDGSTGVTTKPVKVFIMSGQSNMVGFAQVFGTAPGTLATITGENKFPNLAAAGGGFTTRNDVKYRGVISAIGDGPLEPKFGAGGGSFGPELGFGHVMGWYFDEPVLLIKSSIGNRSLGWDCLPPGSPQYEVGGTTYAGYGDSPSSWPTGSTPVPINWYAGKQYDDYFLDEADHAPAGGSAVTNVVDILDDFAVEYPEYASQGFEIAGYVWWQGHKDGGQSGSGTAGVYATRYEDNLVQFINELRSYYETRYPANTVPSAPFVVASVGFDGGGWSPGSSGDAIFNAQMAVGDPVQHPAFAGTVASVDTTPYWRDVSISPSGEGFHYNWNAETYMLVGDAVGRAMIDLQDDVSPPAPNPPTFEIAPTAVVSGTIGMVATVAFDPSGPVEYFFENTTNSDNSGWVTDNFWDNSGLTDGVTYDYQFKMRDALGNEGDWSAVSSAVAGSDVTPPTPDPMSFASLPTALGETSITMTASAATDINDVEYEFVCTVGGGPGSGWQDSPTFTPTGLTAGTEYTYEVRARDKSAGQNATGFSPPASATTDSPDLAAPTPSPMEFATPPTSTGETSIAMTAVVASDPSGVEYRFNNLTAGTNSGWQDGESFEDTGLTPGTEYTYTVEARDKSPAQNVGSASAPAAATTDVPDTTAPVVVSLDPVNGASTVSVSASLVITFDEDVKAGTGNVTITELGGSVFETIPIGNAGFAGSSVTINPSSDLTGGVDYYVEIDAGSILDLVDNPFGGISGGATWAFTTSVPGALATYVGPNSTGGQNTWNTAGNWDIAAVPAGTVGAIVPSGAYVVAWDDATPAYTGDLTMESNSTIQIGWTTNRPNSYNALGTAGQTTITMGAGALVKGRTQTNVTVPEVELLGDATFSAGESTQTPANFTFANPITGAHQFTLQSNTSTGNHSFGAANTFDGLVVSTIAGRGGNAGTVTGSVAGAFGVGDVTLSPVNSTDRRMHKLEFDASGAIAATATLNIFGEGPNGTSNASLRMDADNTVQFLNKEGFAYPAGTYGRVGSPGAPDNEVSWIEGDAVLTVTGAPADVVVNPPAITDPISGITTNLYVGGTVLYTLTFDEVVNSAVTVADFENATGGGAPFTIDSVTQTDVNEFEVVATVTGTGDFTLGAAASASFDDLFGNTLNGPFADDTTFTVLAGSPPNITMTADAGGSDSWNTGANWDSGFPPFGTYPATIATGIAAQVQNGSTFPYSGGLTMESGSSLRINNVSGSENALGTGTIGMEDATIQDETQYTTTYPGLDLTGTNEFRSQSNATHGRTRLFSGPITGTGSMVHLKDNRAIVRFTQANSFSGGLVFDAEDRYLVEFEAAGSAGAGDVTVNPRSNADDRGAILKLEASDVFADSATLTLDSQGNANSGWPSGTYNGILLEMGNNTDTIQQLVVATVAQPAGTYGRTGLGGVDFEVPWILGDGVLTVTGVGGVTPYASWSGGAAFDDDANGDGVENGLAFVLGAANPNVNALGLLPVIGSEPGFLTLTFERLDGIAPVVLSVEYSGDLSFSNSDLIPLTRQTLPSGVVVEVVDGSPTDTVTVKIPDSFESGSGTLFARLSAAEN, encoded by the coding sequence ATGAGAAAATCCCGAATTGCCGGTCCGAGCATCGCGATGATGGTCACGCTCGGACTTTCAGTCTCCCTCGATGCACAGACCGCCACCTACATTGGTAGCAACAGCCTCGGCGGGACGGATACTTGGAACACTCCTTCGAACTGGGACACTTCCGCGATTCCGACCGGGACCACTGACGTGGTGATTTCCGCAGGTGGTGGTGTCGTGGCTTGGAGTGACGACACTCCGGTTCATTCGGGAGACCTTTCGCTCGGAACCGGAGCGACCCTGCAGATGGGTTGGACGACGGGGAGGCCGGCATCATTCAACGCCTTGGGAACGCCGGGCACGACTGTGATCACGATGGCCGCCGGCTCGCTCATCCGCTCCCGTACCGGAAGCAGCTTCGTCCTTCCGGAAGTGGTGTTGACCGGCGATGCGTCCGTGAGACTGGGTGAATCGACCCAGGTGCCGTCTCAGGGTGTTTTCAATTACCCGGTCAGCGGTCCGCATGCTTTCTCGATCGAGACCAACGCAGCGGGCGGCGGGATCGAACTCAATGCGGCGAACGGCTTCTCCGCTCTCACCATCACGGGCATTTTCGGTCGCGGTCAGGCAATGCCCGATGCCGAAGCGAATGTTGCGGGATGCTTGGGAACAGGGGACGTTACTCTCGTGGGGGATTCGTCGGACGACCGGAGCCCCCAACTCCGCTTCAACGATGCCAATGCGATGTCGATTACCGGCCGCTTGCATCTGGATGGGGGCGGGCCGAGCGGGAATGGAAACAACCGGATCTATCTGGGCACGGACGTGACCATCGGCGGTCTCACGCTCGATGGAGTCGAGCAGCCGGCCGGAACGTACACGAGCAGCCAGTCATGGATCGAGGGGCCGGGCACGCTGACCGTCCTCTTCATCAGCCCGAACAATCCCGCTCCTGCCTTCGGAGCGGTGGTGCCGTTGGGGGATGTCGACCTGACATGGTCCAATCTGGCTCCATCGGTAGGATCCGACGTCTGGGTGGATGTCTGGTTCGGTACGGATCCGGGTTCGCTCGCCCAAGTGGCTTCGAACCAGCTGAACCTCGAAACATTCACCGTCAGCGCTCCAGCGGCGGATAGCTACTACTGGCGTGTCGATTCCCATCTCGACGGCACCGACACCGGTACACCCGAGACGGGAGCGGTTTACGACTTCGTGGTCAACGATACCGATGCCGATGGCTTGCCGGACGACTGGGAGGAACTTTACACGAGTCCTCCATCAACCACGGCTCTCAATCCGGGTGACGACCTGGAGAATGGCGGAGCCGGGGATGGTTTGACCAATCTTGAAGAGTATCTGGCAGGCACGGATCCGACCGATCCGGATTCGGACGACGACGGCCTTCTCGATGGTGAGGAAACGAATACCGGAGTATGGGTGAGTGCTGCGGATACGGGCACCGATCCGCTGGACGACGATACCGACGGCGACGGTCTGCTCGATGGGGATGAGTCGAATACCGGAACGTGGATCAGCAGTTCGAGTACCGGCACGGATCCGCTCGACATCGATACCGACCAAGACGCGCTGTCGGATGGCGTGGAAACGAATACCGGGAGTTACGTGAGTCCGACCGACACCGGCACCCATCCGCTTCTGGCGGACACCGATGCCGACGGGGCGGGGGACTGGTATGAGCTCACCGCGTCCTTCACCGATCCGTTCCTGCCGGGAGATAAGCCGAACATTCCCTACCCGCTGCCTGCTCCTGACGGATCTACCGGCGTCACGACCAAGCCGGTGAAGGTCTTCATCATGTCCGGCCAGTCCAACATGGTTGGCTTCGCCCAGGTCTTCGGTACGGCACCCGGCACGCTGGCCACCATCACGGGTGAGAACAAATTTCCGAATCTCGCGGCAGCGGGAGGTGGGTTCACAACGCGCAACGACGTCAAATACCGTGGCGTGATTTCGGCCATCGGCGACGGTCCCCTCGAGCCGAAGTTCGGTGCCGGTGGCGGATCTTTCGGTCCGGAGCTCGGTTTCGGACATGTGATGGGTTGGTACTTCGACGAGCCCGTCCTTCTCATCAAGTCGTCGATCGGCAACCGTAGTCTTGGTTGGGACTGTCTTCCTCCGGGGAGTCCCCAGTATGAAGTCGGCGGCACAACCTATGCAGGTTACGGGGATTCTCCGTCGTCGTGGCCGACCGGTTCCACCCCGGTGCCGATCAACTGGTATGCCGGGAAACAGTATGACGACTACTTCCTCGACGAGGCCGATCACGCGCCGGCGGGTGGCAGTGCGGTTACCAACGTGGTCGACATTCTCGACGACTTCGCGGTCGAGTATCCCGAATATGCCTCTCAGGGCTTCGAGATCGCCGGTTACGTATGGTGGCAGGGCCACAAGGACGGAGGTCAGTCCGGGTCGGGGACGGCGGGAGTCTATGCGACGCGCTACGAGGACAACCTCGTCCAGTTCATCAACGAACTCCGCAGCTACTACGAAACCCGTTATCCGGCGAATACCGTGCCGAGCGCTCCGTTTGTGGTGGCTTCGGTCGGGTTTGATGGCGGCGGATGGAGTCCCGGCAGCAGCGGCGATGCGATCTTCAATGCACAGATGGCGGTGGGCGACCCGGTCCAGCATCCGGCGTTCGCAGGTACGGTCGCCTCGGTCGACACCACTCCGTACTGGCGGGACGTGTCGATCTCGCCGAGCGGCGAGGGGTTCCACTACAACTGGAATGCCGAAACCTACATGCTGGTCGGTGACGCGGTCGGTCGAGCAATGATCGATCTTCAGGACGACGTCTCGCCGCCGGCCCCGAATCCTCCGACTTTTGAGATCGCTCCGACGGCGGTTGTGTCGGGAACGATCGGGATGGTCGCTACCGTGGCCTTCGATCCCTCCGGTCCGGTTGAGTATTTCTTCGAGAACACGACGAACAGCGACAACAGCGGTTGGGTCACAGACAATTTCTGGGACAACAGCGGGCTGACCGACGGAGTCACCTACGACTATCAGTTCAAGATGCGGGATGCGCTGGGCAACGAGGGCGATTGGTCGGCGGTGTCGAGTGCGGTTGCCGGCAGCGATGTCACCCCGCCGACTCCGGATCCGATGAGTTTCGCGTCGCTGCCCACCGCGCTGGGTGAAACATCGATCACCATGACGGCCAGCGCTGCCACCGACATCAATGATGTCGAATACGAGTTTGTTTGCACGGTGGGTGGCGGTCCGGGCAGCGGCTGGCAGGACAGCCCGACCTTCACGCCGACAGGCCTGACCGCCGGAACGGAATACACCTACGAGGTGCGGGCAAGGGACAAGAGCGCGGGTCAGAACGCCACCGGCTTTTCGCCGCCGGCTTCGGCGACGACCGATTCGCCCGACCTTGCCGCGCCGACACCGAGTCCGATGGAGTTCGCTACACCACCGACCTCGACGGGAGAAACCTCGATTGCGATGACGGCGGTCGTGGCGTCGGACCCGAGCGGGGTGGAATACCGGTTCAACAACCTGACGGCTGGCACCAACAGCGGATGGCAGGACGGCGAGAGTTTCGAGGACACCGGCCTGACGCCGGGCACCGAGTATACCTACACCGTCGAGGCGCGCGACAAGAGTCCGGCTCAGAATGTCGGTAGTGCATCGGCTCCGGCGGCGGCGACAACGGATGTTCCCGACACAACCGCTCCGGTTGTTGTTTCCCTCGATCCGGTCAATGGGGCGTCCACGGTCTCGGTTTCGGCAAGCCTCGTGATTACCTTTGACGAAGATGTTAAAGCTGGCACCGGCAACGTGACGATCACCGAACTTGGAGGTTCCGTGTTCGAGACGATTCCGATCGGAAACGCTGGGTTTGCCGGCAGCAGTGTGACCATCAATCCGAGTTCCGACCTGACGGGCGGTGTCGACTACTACGTCGAGATCGACGCTGGTTCGATTCTTGACCTTGTCGATAATCCGTTCGGCGGAATCAGCGGAGGCGCGACCTGGGCGTTCACGACCTCGGTTCCGGGTGCGTTGGCGACCTACGTCGGCCCGAACAGCACGGGTGGCCAGAACACCTGGAATACGGCGGGCAACTGGGACATTGCTGCGGTGCCCGCCGGCACGGTGGGTGCGATCGTGCCCTCCGGAGCCTATGTGGTGGCTTGGGATGACGCCACACCGGCGTATACGGGCGACCTGACGATGGAGTCGAACTCGACCATCCAGATCGGTTGGACGACGAACCGGCCGAACTCGTACAACGCGCTGGGCACTGCGGGCCAGACGACGATCACGATGGGCGCAGGCGCGCTGGTCAAGGGCCGGACCCAGACCAACGTCACGGTCCCGGAGGTAGAACTGCTCGGCGACGCGACGTTCAGCGCGGGCGAGTCGACCCAGACTCCTGCGAACTTCACCTTCGCCAACCCGATTACCGGAGCCCACCAGTTCACGCTTCAGTCGAACACCTCGACGGGCAACCACAGCTTCGGGGCGGCAAACACATTCGATGGTCTGGTGGTGAGCACGATCGCCGGCCGGGGCGGCAACGCGGGCACGGTGACCGGTTCGGTGGCCGGGGCATTCGGTGTGGGTGACGTGACGCTGAGCCCGGTCAACTCGACGGACCGCCGGATGCACAAGCTCGAGTTCGACGCGAGCGGTGCGATCGCGGCCACTGCGACGCTGAACATTTTCGGCGAAGGCCCGAACGGGACGAGCAACGCGAGCCTGCGGATGGACGCGGACAACACGGTGCAGTTCCTCAACAAGGAGGGCTTCGCCTATCCTGCCGGGACGTACGGCCGTGTGGGATCTCCCGGCGCGCCGGACAACGAGGTGTCGTGGATCGAGGGGGACGCGGTCCTGACGGTGACGGGCGCTCCGGCGGACGTGGTGGTCAATCCGCCGGCGATCACCGATCCGATCTCCGGGATCACGACGAACCTGTATGTGGGCGGCACGGTGCTCTACACGCTGACCTTCGACGAGGTGGTGAACTCGGCGGTGACGGTGGCGGACTTCGAGAACGCGACGGGCGGCGGCGCGCCGTTCACGATCGACAGCGTGACGCAGACCGACGTCAACGAGTTCGAGGTGGTGGCGACGGTGACCGGGACGGGCGACTTCACGCTCGGAGCGGCGGCGAGCGCGAGCTTCGACGACCTTTTCGGCAACACGCTCAACGGTCCGTTCGCCGACGACACGACCTTCACGGTGCTGGCGGGCTCTCCGCCGAATATCACGATGACGGCCGACGCGGGCGGCTCGGACAGCTGGAACACGGGAGCGAACTGGGACTCTGGATTTCCGCCCTTCGGCACGTATCCGGCGACCATCGCCACCGGGATCGCGGCGCAGGTGCAGAACGGATCGACCTTCCCGTATTCCGGCGGGCTGACGATGGAATCGGGCTCTTCGCTGCGGATCAACAACGTGTCAGGCTCTGAGAACGCGCTGGGCACGGGGACGATCGGAATGGAGGACGCGACGATCCAGGACGAGACGCAGTATACGACGACCTACCCTGGGCTGGACCTGACGGGGACCAACGAGTTCCGCTCGCAGAGCAACGCGACGCACGGACGGACCCGGCTTTTCTCCGGTCCGATCACCGGCACGGGGAGCATGGTGCACCTGAAGGACAACCGGGCGATCGTGCGCTTCACGCAGGCCAACAGCTTCAGCGGCGGCTTGGTGTTCGATGCCGAAGACCGATATCTGGTGGAATTCGAGGCCGCGGGATCGGCGGGAGCCGGAGACGTGACGGTGAACCCGCGCAGCAACGCGGACGACCGGGGAGCGATCCTGAAGCTCGAGGCGAGCGACGTGTTCGCCGACAGCGCGACGCTGACGCTCGACAGCCAGGGCAACGCGAACAGCGGATGGCCGAGCGGGACCTACAACGGGATCCTACTGGAGATGGGCAACAACACCGACACGATCCAGCAACTGGTGGTGGCGACGGTGGCGCAGCCCGCGGGCACCTACGGCCGGACGGGTCTGGGCGGAGTGGACTTCGAAGTGCCGTGGATCCTTGGCGACGGTGTGCTGACGGTGACCGGAGTGGGAGGCGTCACGCCCTACGCCAGTTGGTCCGGCGGTGCCGCTTTTGACGACGACGCGAATGGCGACGGCGTTGAGAATGGCCTCGCCTTCGTGCTTGGTGCGGCGAACCCGAATGTGAATGCCCTTGGTCTCCTTCCGGTGATCGGAAGCGAACCGGGTTTTCTGACACTCACGTTCGAGCGTCTCGATGGCATCGCACCTGTGGTGTTGAGTGTCGAATACAGCGGAGACCTGTCGTTCTCGAACAGCGACCTGATTCCGCTGACGAGGCAGACCCTGCCCAGCGGGGTGGTTGTCGAAGTGGTCGACGGCAGCCCGACGGACACGGTGACGGTGAAGATCCCCGACAGCTTCGAGTCGGGCAGCGGCACCCTCTTCGCACGTCTCAGCGCGGCCGAGAACTGA